The DNA sequence TTCAGCGTCGTGGTGGGCACCGACCATGATTCGAGGAACCTGGCCAAGGAGTTCTTGAAGGCCGCGGCGTCGACACGGCGGCTTCCGGCGCAGAGACACGATATCGGGCCGGGGCCTCTGCAGTTGCCCGGGTTGGAAGGTGCGGCCTGTGTGATTCTCGCGCCCCCGGCGGATACCGCCGCGGTGATGGCGGCGGCGCCGGCGGGCATGACGCTGCTGGCGGGGCCGGCGGCACGAAGCCGGGGCTTCTCGTCGGAGCGCCACGTGGTGACGCCGAGACTGCATACGGCGGACGACGCCCGGATCCAGCGGCTGCAGCGCCGCTTCGGGCGGCCCGCCGACGATTTTTCATTACTCGCCTACGACGCGGCTCAGTTCGTCGTCGAGGCCATACGAGAGGCAGGGCTCAACCGCGCGTTGATCCGCGACAGGCTGGCGCCCCACTTCGGTCCACGAGGCCGGAGAAACCAGGAGGTTTTTGCATGACACTCGACGACGCACTGGCTGAGATCGCCAGCGCCACCACCATCGAAAAGAAGAAGATCACGAACCACAACGTGCTGAACGAGGCATACGCCTACGCCAAACCCAGCTCGTTCTCCCGCGGCCTGCGCCTCGATTTCGGCAACATCGCTGTGCTGCTGATCTCCGGCACGGCCAGCATTGACGAACACGGCAAGACGGTACACGTGGGTGACTTCCGTGCTCAGCAGCGGCGGACCTACGAGAACATCACCGGCCTGTTGGCCAGTGAAGGCGCGACGTGGAAAGACATCGTGCGTACCACCTGCTACCTGCGCGACATGGAACGCGACTACGAGGCCTTCAACGAAGAGCGGACCGCGTTCTTCGCCCAGCAGGGGCTCGATCCGCTGCCCGCGTCGACGGGCATCCAGGCGATCCTGTGCCGGCCGGACCTGCTGATCGAGATCGAAGCGATCGCGGTCTTCCGCAAGCCATCCGAGTAGACGGCGGTGCGCGGCGCCCCGTCGCGGCATGCATGAGAGTTGTGTCCGCATGGGTCGCCTTGGCGCGACAATGGAGGAGTGAGGAATCTCGTCTTCTCTTCCCTACTGGCGTTGTCCTGCTGGCTGGCGCCCGCAGCCCATGCGCAGGACTGGCGGCCCTTGTTGAACGGCAAGAATCTGGACGGTTGGCAGGCCCGCGGTGAGGGCATCTGGACCGTCATGCCCGACGGTTCGCTGCTGGGCCAGCGGAGCCACGACAAGCCTTCCGATCCGTTCGGAAAGCCGTGGCCCATCGATAGCAAAGAGTTTGATTCGTGGCTCTACCGGCAGGCCTGGCTGTACACTTCCGCCTCCTACGGCCAATTCGATCTGCACGTGGAGTATTTCCTGCCGGCGCACACGAATAGCGGCATCTCCATCCGCGACGTGTCACGCGCGCACTACGCAATCGGCGAGGCCGGCAAGGCTGATCCACCGCTCACCACCGCACTGAAAGGCACGCCGGCGCACATTGGCTACGAGATCCAGCTGATCGACGGCGACTCGGACAAGTACCCCACCGGCAGTGTCTATACGTTTGTCGCGGCCAGGAAGGGCGTGCAGAAGCGCGACGAATGGAACTCAATGGACATTGAGTCGAGGACGAACATGATTCGAGTCAAGGTGAACGGCGTGGTAGTGGCCGAGTACGCGGGCGATCCGGCGCGCTCAAAGACGGGGCCGATCGGCCTTCAACTGCACGACCAGTTCACGTTCGTGATGTTCCGCAACATTAAGATCCGCGAGATCAAGTAGGCGCGCCGCTACCGCCCTTGCTGCTTGAGCAGCGCATCTTCCACTTCGACGATCTTCTTCTTGAGCCAGGCGGCTTCGGGCCATTGCTGGGCGGCCTCGCGGTAGAGTTCACCAGCGTCGTAAAGAAGGCCGGCTTTCTCCAGAGCCGTGGCCCGGGCGACCACGGCGACGGGATCGCTGCCTTCGGCGGTGGCGAGGTGGGCTTCGAGTTCGCGGTGTTTGTCGTCGGGCAACGCCTTGATCCGATCGGCTAGCGTCCCCTTGGGCGCAGCGGCGCCGCTGCCGCGAGTCAACATGACCCCGTAGTGCTGCTGGCTGGCGACGGAGAGCTTCTGCACTTCCGGCAGGTAGCAGGCGGCCACGGTCTTGCGGCCCACCAGTTCTCCGGATTTCACCTGCACCTGCGAATCGGTCAGGGCTGCCTCGCCGTTTGCCGAGAGCGCGGCGGAGTACTTCTCGGGACAGAAGAGGAATGCGGCCGAAGCCGAACCGGCCTTCAGGACATCGCCCGCGAACAGGATTTCACCCGGCTTGACGGTCGCAGCCGGTGCCTTGCCGCGCGCCACCTGGGCGCCCGCGCCCATCACCAGGCCCACAGGTTGTGTCTTCCTCAACTGGGCTGGCAGCACCGGCATTAGCAACGCCAGTGCCATCCAGGCCAAACGGCTGCCTCGCATTTCAAACCTCCGCGACAGTGTAAATCGACTGTTCGACGCTCTTGCCCCGGACCGTCACCTGGCCCAGGCGGCGGGCCTCAAGCGAGCCCTTCACTCGGTCCCATGTGGCCGCACTCATGAGAATGCGGGTTTGGAACTCCTTATTCAAGCCTTCCAGACGGGCTGCCAGATTGACTGTATCGCCCAGGGCCGTATAATCCATCTTATCGCCTGATCCGACATTGCCGACGATGGCGTCGCCGGTGTGGATGCCGGCTCCGGTGCGAAACTCCATCGGTTGGCCCACCATCTCCACTGCGCAGCGCACGGCGCGCAGGGCGTGGTCGCCCATGGCGGCCCCCTCGGCGTCGCTGAAGATGGCCATAATGCCGTCGCCGATGAACTTGTTCACCTGTCCGCCGTGTCGCACGATGCACGAGGACATCACGGCAAAGTACTCGTTGAGCCGGGCGACCACCGTCTCGGGCTCCTGGGCATCGCACCACGAGGTGAAGCCGCGGATATCCGTAAACAGAATGGTGACCTGCTCGCGGTGTCCGGTGAGGCTGATTTTGCCGGAGGCGTCCAGGGCTTCCGCCACCTGCTTGCCGACGAAAACACGCACTGCGTTTCTGTAAGTGTCCCGGCCGCGGGCGGCGAAGAAATAGCCAAAGACCAGCGAGAGCAGGCCCGAAATGAGCAGTGGCAGCAACAGTTCGGAAGGGGCCATCAGCCAGCCGCGGGCAAAGAGGAGAAAGCCCACGCTGGTGGTCACGGCGGACAGGAGGACCAGGTATCCAAACAGCGGCCAGCCGGCAACAAGCAATGTGACCAGCGAGGCGGCGAGACTGACCACCAGCGTCAATGCGACTTTGGCGGGCGGAGTCACCGGCACGATGTGGCGGCCGCTGAGCAGGGTCCAGACGCTGTTGGCGTGGATCTCGACGCCCGCCGTGTTGGCCGGGGTGCGGGCCCGAAAGGCGTAGAACGGAGTCGCGTGGCGGTCGGTAATGAGGTCGGGCCCCAGCAGCACGGCCTTCCCGCCGACCCAATCGCGCAGTTGCCGGCTGCGGCCCGCGCGCGCGGCGTCGATGAAGTCGCAGAGCGACACGCGGGGAAAGGTGCCCGCCGGGCCCACATAGTGGATCAGCATGTTGCGCTGGGGGTAGACGATCGGGTGGCCGGCAAAACGCTCGGCCACGGCCAGCGACATGCTGCG is a window from the uncultured Paludibaculum sp. genome containing:
- a CDS encoding adenylate/guanylate cyclase domain-containing protein encodes the protein MRGGKWRLISAVLFIALCATVFAYAFSQTHLIHLLHLKAGDLYFVAAQPVQPKDIVLIVVDQKSLDRFREPLLLWHGYFAEAIEAAAGAGAKVLGLDVAFPIPVDQWAPGFDERMAEAVISTSARMPVMCGYAASTLSQQRNWPVPMNMAAAALGQTAYVNLRADEDDFIRSIELVEAEGSRSMSLAVAERFAGHPIVYPQRNMLIHYVGPAGTFPRVSLCDFIDAARAGRSRQLRDWVGGKAVLLGPDLITDRHATPFYAFRARTPANTAGVEIHANSVWTLLSGRHIVPVTPPAKVALTLVVSLAASLVTLLVAGWPLFGYLVLLSAVTTSVGFLLFARGWLMAPSELLLPLLISGLLSLVFGYFFAARGRDTYRNAVRVFVGKQVAEALDASGKISLTGHREQVTILFTDIRGFTSWCDAQEPETVVARLNEYFAVMSSCIVRHGGQVNKFIGDGIMAIFSDAEGAAMGDHALRAVRCAVEMVGQPMEFRTGAGIHTGDAIVGNVGSGDKMDYTALGDTVNLAARLEGLNKEFQTRILMSAATWDRVKGSLEARRLGQVTVRGKSVEQSIYTVAEV
- a CDS encoding Rid family hydrolase; this translates as MTLDDALAEIASATTIEKKKITNHNVLNEAYAYAKPSSFSRGLRLDFGNIAVLLISGTASIDEHGKTVHVGDFRAQQRRTYENITGLLASEGATWKDIVRTTCYLRDMERDYEAFNEERTAFFAQQGLDPLPASTGIQAILCRPDLLIEIEAIAVFRKPSE
- a CDS encoding DUF1080 domain-containing protein; translated protein: MRNLVFSSLLALSCWLAPAAHAQDWRPLLNGKNLDGWQARGEGIWTVMPDGSLLGQRSHDKPSDPFGKPWPIDSKEFDSWLYRQAWLYTSASYGQFDLHVEYFLPAHTNSGISIRDVSRAHYAIGEAGKADPPLTTALKGTPAHIGYEIQLIDGDSDKYPTGSVYTFVAARKGVQKRDEWNSMDIESRTNMIRVKVNGVVVAEYAGDPARSKTGPIGLQLHDQFTFVMFRNIKIREIK